The genomic window gaagagcccctgagcctctactcagagcaagagggcgatcaggagtttccctgtcttttttgtgcggccctcgtgaATCCtctttgttcagaaggagggggttttatcgtgtttgctgagcccccgagtgcgagttcaggtcgtTGGGTCTTGgcctggttgtaggaagagccctcgagcctctgctcggagcaagagggcgatcaggagtttccctgtcttttttgtgcggccctcgcgcatccttttcattcagaaggaggggtttttatcgcatttgacgagcccccgagtgcgagttcaggtcACTAGGTCTCAacctggttgcaggaagagcccccgagcctctgcttggagcaagagggcgatcaggagttttcctgtcttttttgtgcggccctcgcgcatcctttttgttcggaaggaggggtggagtatgccaggctaccctcggtgggcgtgagcagtgacacctccagtGAGCTGTTACTGGGTAAGtctaagtggaggcccatgccccatttgataggggttggctagtagtctagagacgcactccaaaagtactagagggcttctctagtgggtcccagggccgttcgattggcctcgggggctcggtgcctccctacggtgggatcccattcagagacctccctgccagtcttggacatgacttggggcatcccaagcaatttcTCGCTTGGGCCTCAActatgtacgggctcgcccatagtcatccctgactctgtttgtcttggggtggctgtcgagacccttgggggccagcctttgaacccctggactgtaacgggctcggtgcccagttccttagtctgaaaggaattgggtgggggatattcccttcccatcggctgGCGATGGTGGGtgtgccttttgaggtggttcctTGGGGAGACGGAACGGCACCTGTTGTCACTATGGTCAAATGCGACGTGACATCTACGGATGGGACGCTACCATGTCCGcgtgattaataaggaaaaggtggacgcgtgggcaGTTTGGTCGGATCCGGATTAACTGTGCTAGATCTAAGGGAAATTTCCCCGGTTTCATTGCTCGTTCGTTTCACccccttccctccctcataaatatgTGACAAGCCAcgccccgcccctccttaccttgcctgtctGTGTTCGCCCTTtttgccctcgagcggttgctaagaatagaggaagagagcgccgtggagaagaagggagaagggggaggaaaggagagagagagagggatagcaAGAGCACGCCTTACCATCGTAGCCATGCTCTCCACCATACCCATGGCCAATGGTGCTATTGTTCtctaggcggatccttggggttcgTCCGACGTGTCCGCAGcgacgctgcagtcgctcgtcgacgacggtCTCCTTTGCCCGGTCACTAACCCTAAtagaccagagtggattgctccgggggaggAGTCAAAGCCGAGGCCAcatgatggctacatcgtgagcttcgtggccttccatgagcgtggcctTGGCTTGCTGGCGGACtagttcatgtgggcgctcccgcattactacggcgtggagctctaCAATtttaaccccaactccatcgcgtaggcagccatcttcatcgccgtctacgaggggtacctgggcatcgctccccactaggagctgtggctccacttcttttgggcggggctcaacaccaagccgACAGGTACGGCGGGCACGcggaaggcgttgagggccggcggctacactctccaagtgcgccaagatagGCAGCCCTTCTACATTCTAGCCCAGCTCACATCGTCCAACCGCCGCTGGTACAATAGCTAGTTCTACCTCCACAATGATGAcggcgggcttcccccctatGCCGGGCGGGTTATGGACAAccagccggagaggtggaggtacgaCGTCCCGTTGGCTGATCAACCCAAGTTGTAGCCGCTCCTAAAGGTGTTGGAGAGGCTACGAAGCCATGGCCTTACGATGGCCATGGTTATGGTGGCCTTCCATCACCAGAGGGTGCTGTCGTTGATGGCTCGGCGGTAACGCCTATTTGAGATGACACCGGGTGAGCCGATCGACGGCATCCGGTTGTCCACCATTGCCCTTTTCAATGAGGAGATTCTACAtcgggtgagagagatggtggaggggcggcAGAGGAGCAGTGATTTGACCTTGTTCCCGATGCGCTCATcacgggggtacatctctctggtgagtcatGCGTCACTACGCCCcctgaggcctccttgctccttacgttttcaatctgttcccttatttgcATTTGCTGTTCcaacaggggatgagggatgtgcaagCCTCCCCGCCGCCTGTTCCCAAGGATGCAGAGTAGTGGGTGGAGAACAGGACGCACGCCGAGGCATACAAGGAGTGAAAGGACACCGAGGAGGCAAGGTGtaagaggaagagcctcgagcaCAATGAGCTAGAGAAACGTCGTCGGCAACAAAGGCACGACGGGCTCCCAGAGGAGCCGTCTCCGTCATCATCATCGATCGATTCTTCGAGCGATGATGATGAGAGCGAGGCAGGgtggggtcccctagaccatctccctaacgtTAGGGAGACAACGCCCGAGGCATCAGTGAGCAGCCTAGcatctctaggaggaggaggagaggatgcctcgggGCTGGCGATCGCCCACCCTAGGGCCAAGGCCAACACACCTGAGACATGGGTGTTGGGGAAGCACGTCGTCAGCCTAATGGGCtcaacggtggaggtggagcaggcgacgGTGGGGGTGACCCAACAGCCTCCATAGAGGGTTAAGGGGGTGTCGGAGTCCGGCGAGGGCCGGCCGGTACTGGCGGACATgggggccgtgccaccgccactgccaccacCGTTGCAGAGGACGAGGGACGCAGTGCGGAAGCGATTGTGTCCCCATTCAAGGTAAGTGTTTTGTTAGTGGAGTTTGCAGGATCTCCTACTCgttctttggtcgtatgctgacctcgTGAGTGCTTTGTCTTTAGCTAGAAGCATCAGGCGAAAGCGCCTGCCCTGGtgccacgtaaggcgctcaaggtgagcaccagctccaccgcccgatGGGTGGTGGACGCGCAGGCCACCATACAGCATGGCGTGGCGTTGGCCAGGGCCAACCCGAAGGAGCCTATCGCtcaaggagaggctaccgaggcagCCATGAAGCAGGCAGGGGAGGAGGCGCCTATGCCCCGTGAGGCCGGGGTCTTGGAGTTAGGTGAAGCCAAGGCGCCTTCAattgctgaggccaccgagggcgaggccaaggcccctaggacctccaaGGCTAAGGTGGCGGAGGCTGGGGCTTCTAGGGCTTCTGAAGCTAAGGTGGTGGACGTTGAGGCTCCCAGGACCATCGAGGCCAAGGTGGCAGAGGCTGGAgctcccaggaccaccgaggctaaggtggcggaggccggcctAGGATGCGGAGATGGAGGCGGGGCAGGCTTTGGTACCACCCCCGGTCCAAGACCCACCGCTATCATAGGAGAgggcccgggaggtggaggttcattcaatctcctctgatgatacttcctgagggaaggaggtggcggacgctGAGGCGGCTAGCATCACGGAGTAGCCAGCTCTGACTTCTAgcgaggggagctcggccctcgTCTAGGTATGACCCGAGCCCTAGGTGGGATACCCCGCatgtcttgtggcggagccaggatgaccctaagggggaacctttgttcgccctcgaggacgtggATGAGGGGTGCtggggctccttcgagcaattctgcCGACTGGTGGAGCAGTCGCTGCAGACAGTGTTGTTCGTCATGGCTGATGACCTACCTAGCGTTGCCTAGGTGCACGCTTTCTTTCCTCGTGCTGTGTCATTTTTTCCCAAGTTTTCTTGTAGTGCTGGATGTTTATTctacctatctaggagctcgaggcccgatcCCTCAGGAAGTCGATGTTCCTCTGGCAGGAGAGGgatgtctaggaccagctccggtagtagaaggacttgctcgccaatgctaatgagcttctgtcggcagGGAGCGTGGatgtggaggacctccaccttcgctgtgctgatatgaaggctgaGGTGACCATGGCTCAGGAGCAGGCCGTccctttggcggcgcggatcaaggagctggaggaggagctgacccgggtggacGGCAagtgggacacctttaggtctcggGCTGAACATGtggcggcctctgccaaggctgTCGCCGAGTAGCTAGGGACAGAGCAAGGCGCGCACCTACTGACAAAAGGTGCCCTGGTGGAGGctatcaaggtggccgaggcctcccgggtcgaggccttaacctagaaggaaaaggccgagggtgagtcctattgagccacgccccttgttttatttgtttttcttgcgttcgacccctaactcccgaTGCAAcgcagagctagagagggaggcttccagggcggccgaggcctctcgagttgaggtccaaaactagagggagaaagccaagggtgagtctcataggcttgcacccctgttcggcttgttttctttcatgcttaaccccatcccacctgtcttggcgtagggttggagaaAGAGGTCACTCGAGCAGCCGAGGCCTCTATCGCAGTGCAGGcagtgctcgaggccgagatctaGGAGCACAACGCACTGCAGAGTGCCGCCTATACTACCTGCAAAGCCCTAGAGGTTGAAGGGGtcaagtcgggcagctccctcaaGAGCCACTTGATCAtgttgagcggccgagtccatGAGCGGCTTTGGGGGGTGCTGCATATAGGCATCAAGCGTGCCATGGCCGTTGTCTCCTCACACTACATCGACATCGACCTCAAGGCCGTCAGCGATGGTTACGTCATGGCTGATGATGACGAGAAGGCCatggaggaggtcatgaagctggtggaggtggcTGAGTCCCCTAGCACGCCACTGGCcaggttgttcgaagaggaggtggttcctcccacgccGACCACCGACGCTGGTGACCctaagttttgacctaggccaaaggggccatgtaaatagattagaaCTTACATCATTATACCATGACGCTTGTGGCtatcgaggccttttaaagtacttgtgtgtatatgctttttaatcatttttattgtatttccaagcctctaccctctgtctcgtctttgaacatatctcttgcaaaaaacttcctcgaagCCTAAGAAGcccttcgggcaaaaggtggtgagagagttgccatagcccagaggcataggccatcTCATGGCTCGgctggccttttggccctgagacagactttcggtccttaggttttttacaatcgatttgttagagtacgcgagagagtttggtgtagaatttttttttcaaaaaacaactaaaaatggtgtctaggacttaggggggtggtccccccttctagcccctgagggaggctcgatctatagaggtagagccgagtcttgttcgagccccgcggtgggcacctttgcagaggcagagccgagtctcccttgtagcgttatcataacgccgatcccccatcgatgggctcggggggtttctcaaaaaattagaacaactaaagaatgctcctttattgtatttcgagaaataatgtatacaatacttggaaatttaagggtagaagcaacatagctgttctatgttccaagcgttggtgaggatttcgcccttctcattggctagcttgtaggtcccgggctttagcacttgggtgacgatgtacggcccttcccatggtggggtcagcttgtggcgacccttattgctctacctcagtctcagcaccaggtcacccaccttcaggtctcggctttgaatgcgctgggcttgatagcgtcatagggcttgctggtacttcgCCAAGTGTAGCAGCACAacatcttgggcttcctccagttggtcgagggcgtcctcgcgggcagtgcggttgctttgctcgttgtaggcatgtagcctcggggaaccatactccaagtcagtggagaggatggcctcggctctatagactaggaagaacggtgtgaaccccatggctcagctcggagtgttcctcaggctccagatgaccgatgggagtttggcaagccatttcttgccaaatttcttcaaccggttgtatattcttggcttgaggccatgtaggatcatgccgttggcacgttctacttggtcgtttgtcctagggtgtcctatggccgaccagtccacatgaatgtggtggtcatcatagaacgtcaggaacttgtggctggtgaattgtgtcccgttgttagtgatgatggtgtttggaaccctaaacctatggatgatattagtgaagaacagcaccgcttgctcggatttgactcgagtgatcggatgagcctcgatccacttggagaacttgtcaatagctaccagcaaatgggtattgCCCTCAGGgtccttctgcagaggcccaaccatgtccaacccccacacggcaaatggccatgtaatgggaatggtttggagggcttgggccaggaggtgcaTCTATCACgtatagtactagcatccctcgtaggagcgtactagcttggtggcatcagcaaccgccattggccagtagaacccttgatgGAAGGTGTTTCcaatgagcgtccgaggcgctgcatggtgcccgtaggctcctgcatgcaagtcccaaagtagggcttggcctgcctcggtggtgatacACAGTTGGAGGACGCTACATGGGCGTTGCCTGTACAACTCGCTGTTGCTAAGGacataagttttggctcatcATGCAAGCCATTAGGCTTTGGTCTTGTCTGTaagaagctctcctcgaacgaggcaatcaaggaatgggactcgccagtccatgccctggttggcctcgggaggctctgtGTTGATTTCCATGGCCTTGGGCTCGGCCGCAGGGGTCTTGGTGATAGAGGGGGCCTTAGGCCCTATGGTGGGCTCGACTGGTGGGCCCTCTTTTGCCGCCGAGGcgcagtcgatggaaggcttgtggaggtctctagcgaagatgttcagggggaccggggcccatgccgatgccatctttgctagtttgtCCACGACCTCGTTGAATTTTCATGCaatgtggtttagttcgaggccatcgaacttgtcttctaggcgatgtaccaacctacagtatgcctccattttggggtcatggcagtttgactccatcacttgatcgacgatgagctacgAATCGCCCTGTATGTCGAGACgccatactccaagttcgatggcgatctgcaagccattgatgagggcttcgtacttggctgcgttgttggaggcagcgaagtggagcTGAATCATATAGcacatgtgcactccgaggggtgagatgaagagtagactcgtgcctgccccggtcttcattagggacccgttaaagtacatggtctagcattccgcctggacttgagcaggtggcagttgggtgttggtccacttagccacaaaatcagccaagacctaggatttaattgctttccgaggtGCAAAAgacaaggcttcccccatgagttcgatggcccacttagctatcctacccaaggcctcccagttctagattatctctctagagggaaagacgacaccacggtcaccaggtgggacttgaagtagtgatgcagcttgcgtcgagccaagactacagcATAGATCAGCTTTTGGATGTGGGGTAGCATGTCttagtctcagagagcacctcactgatgaagtaaacatgtcgttggatgggtagagcatgcccctcttcctgcctctcggccACTATGGCtgcactgaccacttgggtcattacggcaacatagagtaagagggcctcgcccttggtcggcggcaccaggatgggaggattggtgagtagtgccttgagcttggtgagggcttctttggcctcaggggtccaagaaaagtgttTGGATTTTCTTGAGAGGtgatacagaggcaagcctttttcgccaaggcacgagatgaagcggcttagggccgcaaggcatcccataaccctctgtactcccttgaggtcttggattggtcccatgttggtcatggccgagaccttctctaggttggcctcgatgccgcgctccgagactatgaatcccaagaccatgcctcgggggaccctgaagacacacttctcggggttgagcttgatgcccttctctctaaggcatttgaaggctacctCCAAGTCATtgatgagatcactggccttcctagacttgaccatgatgtcatccatgtaggcctcgatggttcgcccgatgtgctcgccgaagacctaggtcatgcaccactggtatgtggcccctgcgtttctatgGCCAAACAACATAGTCACATAGTAGTACAtgctgaatggggtgatgaaagaagtcccaagctggtcagactctttcatcttgatttgatggtaaccagaatacgcatcaaggaaagaagGGGTTtttgcatcccgcagtggagtcgatgatttggtcaattcgaggtaatgggaatggaacttttggacatgctttattcaaactggtgtagtctacacacatcctccacttcccatttttcttcttaactaatatgggattagctaaccactctagatgggacacttccttgatgaatctggccgctaaaagcttctgcacctcctcgtcgatggccctacgcttttcctcgttgaaTTGGTGTAGGCACTGCTTCACTGGTCTGGGgttggcccggatgtccaaggtgtgctcggcgacctcccgtggtatgcccggcatgttcaagggactccacgtgaatacatcggcattcacatggagaaagtcaatgagcatggcttcctatttgctgtcgagggtggcactcatcctcagcgcccggttgttggagcaggtggggttgacCAGGATGAGTTTGACGGCCTCTATGGGCTCAAAAGTCCTggcacgatgcttggagtcaggcgccttgctaccaagtcggtcgaggttgatgatgagggtcttggcctccacgag from Miscanthus floridulus cultivar M001 chromosome 11, ASM1932011v1, whole genome shotgun sequence includes these protein-coding regions:
- the LOC136491953 gene encoding uncharacterized protein — encoded protein: MAIPNYTYLKLKMSGPNDIITVESTYEHAYNCDVECIEYAKALVEAKTLIINLDRLGSKAPDSKHRARTFEPIEAVKLILVNPTCSNNRALRMSATLDSK